CCGGCAGATTTTTTCCATAGCCCCAATCCCAGAAAACAAAAGTTCCGGGACTACATTCAATCACTGGTCTGGCAGCATGTATGGGAAAGGTAGGCGAGCCTCCCGCAACAATTACCGGCTCCGGCAGTCCGCTGGCCACAATAGCATGTTGTAATACCGGTACTGGTCCATATGCCTCATCGCAACGTTTTTTTCGTATAGCCATGTCCGTGTCATGAAGATGTCCATCGTACACATGTATGCCTACGGGGCGTATACCCGGCAACGTATGCAGATAGTGGTACAGCTCCAATGCCGCTTCCGGCTTAACACCGGTGCGGTTCATGCCTACGTTAAGATCGATATATACCCGCAGCTGACGGCCGGCAGCCGCAAACAACCGGCTGATAGCTTCTCCGGCGGCTTTATTATCCACCAGGCAGGCAAAATCAGTATCAGGATACTGCTGCACCAGTTGCAACAAACGCGCTGTCTTAGGGCCTACTGGCTGATAAGCCAGTAACACGTCCCGGGCTTTTACCATGCCAAGCATTTCCGCTTCCGCGATAGTGGCACATTTATACTTTTGTATTCCGGCTTCCTGTAACATTTGCACCACCTCGGCCATCTTGCTTGTTTTTACGTGTGGGCGTAACCGTTGTACATCATCGATCATCGTTTTTAACAGATCGATGTTTTGCTTAATCCTGTCTTTATACACCAGCAGCGCCGGTGAGTCTACCTGTTCAGGGTTCTGAAGTTGATACCATTCCATTGGTTATATCATTAATACAATTCAAACAGTGCTTCTATTTCTACCGGAATATTATCGGGCAGGGAACCAAAACCAACAGCGCTGCGTACGCCTACGCCGTTCTCCTGTCCCCATACCGCGGCAAACAGTTCGCTGCAGCCGTTGATGATATAAGGATGGTGTTCAAATTCCGGTACGCAGTTTACCATTCCCAGTACCTTGATCACTCTTTTGATGTTATCGAGGCTGCCCAGGTTGGCCACCAGCGTGGAGAGGATGGCCAATCCAACCTGCCTGGCCGCCAGTTTGCCTTCCTCCTTAGTAATGTCTTTTCCTATGCGGCCAATGATCAGGCTGCCGTTGTCCTGCACGGTACCATGCCCAGACACATACACATGTTTTCCATCTATCAGCAGCGGTTTATAAACGCCCAGCGGTGCAGGTGCAGGTGGAAGCGTAAGACCCAGTGCTTTAAAATTTTCAGTGGGCGTCATTTTCGTTTATTGGTTTACGTTAGACAATCATGCTCAGCAGCAAACTACCGATAAGTCCCGTTACTGAAACGATGGTTTCCATCACTGACCATGTTTTGATCGTATCTTTCACAGACAAGTTAAAGTATTCCTTGAACATCCAGAAACCGGCATCATTAACATGTGAAAACATCAGGCTGCCGGCGCCGGTAGCCAGCACCATGAGGTTAGGATTTACGCCGGAGGTGGCAATCAGTGGCGCAACGATACCTGCGGTTGTTAATCCCGCTACAGTAGCCGATCCTATACACACACGTATGATCGCCGCAATGCCCCATGCCAGTATTAACGGATGCATATGCAAGTCCCGCAGCGTTGTCGCGATATATTCGCTCACCTTGCTGTCGTGCAACAGCTGCGTGAGCGCGCCCGAACCACCGATGATCAGAATGATCACCGCTATATCTTTTACGGCGTCGTCCATCATGCCGAGTAGTTTTTTTGAAGGCACACCGCGGCGAACACCCAGCAGGTATAAGCCGTTCAGCACCGCCAGCAACATCACGATCAGCGGATCTCCCAGCCAGGTGACCAGCTTGTATGGCAGTTGACCAACGGGCAACCATAGTTTCAGCATCGCTGTCACCGCCAGCAATAACACCGGCAACATTGCAGCCAACAGGCTGGGCAACATAGCCGGCAGCTCCGCTTCCGGCAGCGGCGGCGCGACAAACATCTTTCCCGGCTCTGTAGTATATTTTTTCAGATAACGGGAAAACACCGGGCCTGCCAGGATAATAGCCGGTATCGCCAGCAAAATACCATACAGCAGCGTCAGTCCCATACTGGCCTGAAACTGCTGCACTAAAGCAGTAGGAGAAGGATGCGGCGGCAGGTAGCCATGGGTAACAGACAGGGAGGCCAACATGGGAATGCCCAGGTACACCGCCGGCAGCCGGGTCTGCGCTGCTACAGTAAATATCAGCGGTACCATCAGCACAAAACCGATGTTGTAAAAAAGCGGTATGCCTACAATGAAGCCTGTCAGCATCAGCGACCACTGGATATACCGCGGCCCCAGCAAACGCATCAGTCCACCGGCAATCCGCTGCGCAGCGCCACTTTCGGCCACCAGTTTGCCCAACATGCCGCCGCAGACGATCACCACGATCAACGAGCCCAATGTTTTGCCAATACCCGTTTGTATGGACTGGGTAATTTGCCCGATTTCCATACGCAGGGCCAGTCCCATCAGCAGGGAAACAATCAGGAAAGACAGGAAGGTATTTATCTTACACCAGGTAACCAGTACCACTAACAGGAGAATAGCAGCAATAACGATCAATAATGGCATATGCTCTTTCTTTTTTGGAAAGAACAAGATAACAAATTGATTCCGGGAATTCTATTCGTAACGTAAAGCGATAATAGGGTCCAGTTTAGAGGCCTTATAAGCGGGGTAAATGCCGGAAACCAGTCCTACAGCGGCACAGAGGGCAATACCAACTAAAATCCATGCCCAGGGGATGACAAAAGAAGATTTCAGTAGTATGGACACGACATTGCCCAGCAGCATGCCCGCCAGGGCGCCAAAAAGGCCCCCCATGGTACTGATGATAATGGCTTCGTAGAGGAATTGTTTGCGGATAGTCTTGCTGGTAGCGCCCAAAGCCTTGGTAACACCTATTTCGCGCGTTCTTTCGGCCACAGATACCAGCATAATGTTCATCAACCCGATGGCAGAACCAAAGAGCGTTATCGCCGCGATGGCCACCGCGAACAGGTTCACCGTGCCAAGGCTCTGGAACAGCATCTCTGCGATACTATCGCTCTTGCTCAGTGTAAAGTTATCTTCATCGTTCAGGGCCAGCTGGCGGACTACACGGAAGGTACCAATGGCTTCTCCCTGTGCAGCCTCCATTTGTTTAATGTCCTTAACGGCCACGCCTATCTGATAAGAGGCGTTAGGCCGGTTGAAGATTCTTCGTGTATTGTTGACCGTAGTAATCACTACGTTGTCCGCACTCATTAAATTACTGCTGCCTTTGCTTTCCAGTACGCCGATGACGCGGTAACGCACGTCGCCCACACGGATGGTGTTATTCACCACGTTCTTAAGCTTGCGGCCAAACAGTTTCTCCGCCACATCTTTACCCAATATGGCCACATTACGCCCGGACGACACGTCCAGTGCGTTAAAATTGCGGCCGTCACGGATCGTATAGTTGGAGATATCGAGATAGTTTTCGTCTCCGCCGATAACGGTCACATTGGGGTTCGTTTTCTTATCATCTTTATAAACAGTGGCAATGCCGCTCGCCCTGAAGTTAAGGCTCACAGTGGCAGGGAAATGATACCTTTCTTTAAAAGCCAGCGCCTCCTGGTACGTAATAGGTTTATTGCTGATGGATTTTCTGACCTTTTTCTGGTTTTTATTGCCCTTGGACGCTTTATCCCCATCGTTCCCGATATGCACCTGCATATCGCGGTTACGAAGCGAAAAACTGTTGGCCCCCATGCTGGCAAAGCTGGAGTAAATACTGTTTTTCATACTGTCGATGGCCGTTAAAATGCCCACCAGTACTGTGATACCTACAGCAATGATGGACACTGTAAGACCCGTGCGTAGTCTGTTGCCACTCACGGAACGATAAGCAAGGGAAAATATATCTAAAAACCGCATATAATAAAGTTAATGGAAGTTCAGACAGGCACAAAATAAAAAGTGAGGGAACGCGGACAATGCCGTTTGAGCGGTCACAGGGGCTA
The Chitinophaga varians genome window above contains:
- a CDS encoding RidA family protein gives rise to the protein MTPTENFKALGLTLPPAPAPLGVYKPLLIDGKHVYVSGHGTVQDNGSLIIGRIGKDITKEEGKLAARQVGLAILSTLVANLGSLDNIKRVIKVLGMVNCVPEFEHHPYIINGCSELFAAVWGQENGVGVRSAVGFGSLPDNIPVEIEALFELY
- a CDS encoding ABC transporter permease — encoded protein: MRFLDIFSLAYRSVSGNRLRTGLTVSIIAVGITVLVGILTAIDSMKNSIYSSFASMGANSFSLRNRDMQVHIGNDGDKASKGNKNQKKVRKSISNKPITYQEALAFKERYHFPATVSLNFRASGIATVYKDDKKTNPNVTVIGGDENYLDISNYTIRDGRNFNALDVSSGRNVAILGKDVAEKLFGRKLKNVVNNTIRVGDVRYRVIGVLESKGSSNLMSADNVVITTVNNTRRIFNRPNASYQIGVAVKDIKQMEAAQGEAIGTFRVVRQLALNDEDNFTLSKSDSIAEMLFQSLGTVNLFAVAIAAITLFGSAIGLMNIMLVSVAERTREIGVTKALGATSKTIRKQFLYEAIIISTMGGLFGALAGMLLGNVVSILLKSSFVIPWAWILVGIALCAAVGLVSGIYPAYKASKLDPIIALRYE
- a CDS encoding gluconate:H+ symporter, with product MPLLIVIAAILLLVVLVTWCKINTFLSFLIVSLLMGLALRMEIGQITQSIQTGIGKTLGSLIVVIVCGGMLGKLVAESGAAQRIAGGLMRLLGPRYIQWSLMLTGFIVGIPLFYNIGFVLMVPLIFTVAAQTRLPAVYLGIPMLASLSVTHGYLPPHPSPTALVQQFQASMGLTLLYGILLAIPAIILAGPVFSRYLKKYTTEPGKMFVAPPLPEAELPAMLPSLLAAMLPVLLLAVTAMLKLWLPVGQLPYKLVTWLGDPLIVMLLAVLNGLYLLGVRRGVPSKKLLGMMDDAVKDIAVIILIIGGSGALTQLLHDSKVSEYIATTLRDLHMHPLILAWGIAAIIRVCIGSATVAGLTTAGIVAPLIATSGVNPNLMVLATGAGSLMFSHVNDAGFWMFKEYFNLSVKDTIKTWSVMETIVSVTGLIGSLLLSMIV
- a CDS encoding D-TA family PLP-dependent enzyme — protein: MEWYQLQNPEQVDSPALLVYKDRIKQNIDLLKTMIDDVQRLRPHVKTSKMAEVVQMLQEAGIQKYKCATIAEAEMLGMVKARDVLLAYQPVGPKTARLLQLVQQYPDTDFACLVDNKAAGEAISRLFAAAGRQLRVYIDLNVGMNRTGVKPEAALELYHYLHTLPGIRPVGIHVYDGHLHDTDMAIRKKRCDEAYGPVPVLQHAIVASGLPEPVIVAGGSPTFPIHAARPVIECSPGTFVFWDWGYGKNLPEQPFLWAALVLSRVVSVIDDQLLCLDLGHKSVAAENPQPRVHFLNAPDAQPVSQSEEHLVLKVADTAAYPVGTTFYGVPLHICPTVALYERAYVVEGNVCTGTWKVIARDRTIVH